In a single window of the Vicia villosa cultivar HV-30 ecotype Madison, WI unplaced genomic scaffold, Vvil1.0 ctg.002018F_1_1, whole genome shotgun sequence genome:
- the LOC131637512 gene encoding uncharacterized protein LOC131637512 isoform X2, whose protein sequence is MASFLTDLAKPYVERSINAAIAESSYICCFTCIVKDYEEEKDRLEIERTTFERRMEEATRRGEDVLPDALAWKDEVDQLIQEDTKKNQKCFFEFCPDCLWKYSRGKLLANKKERIKELMATGKELTIGLPAHLPDIERCTIQHYVHLKSRESQYTKLLVELKDDNNYMIGLHGMGGTGKTTLIKKVGKELKQSKQFTQVIDTTVSFSPNIKKIQDDIAGPLGLKFDDCNDVDRPGKLWHRLTNGERILLILDDVWGYVDFNEIGIPYSDNCKGCRIIVTTRDRSVCNKLGRNKTIQLDLLSKEDAWIMFKKYADLSETSTKFFLDKGCKIANECKNLPIAIVVIASSLKGKQHHQHQEEWDMALKFLKKDISRHKDDDDVLEIYKCLKFSYDKLDEEAKSLFLLCSVFREDEDIHTESLARLAIGGGLFGEDCRNYEEARRRVVISKNKLLDSCLLLEAGQRSVKMHDFARDAAQWIANKEIQTRKVYDKNQKAMLEREKNIKYLLCEGKPEEVFSCKFDGSKVEILIVIIDTCGFRDRVIVPDSFFENNVSFRVFHLRIDTFLIILSLPQSMQQLKNIRSLIFTNCILGDISFFGNLQSLEELDLDYCRINEMPNGITELEKFRLLKMKRCTIDRNNPFEVIKRCSSLQELYFVNWQKTFHGEITFPKLQRFHVSENEINSSLLKFVSIEWRKEIFLSETTFKYCMQEAEVLRLTRIEGEWRNIIPDIVHMDHGMNDLVELGLCSMSQLKFLINTKHPHSQVSNVFSKLVVLRLTEMENLKELCNGALSVDSFKSLESLSIEDCKQLQSLSGIANQCNLKSVSLTRCPMLISLFEVLTSHNLVLLEKLEVIDCENLEYLIKDERKWEICDSNSSNPMFMKLKVLEILGCPKFEKIIPLISAHDLPALKSIKVERCEKLNYIFGQYVELGSLEDMELGCVPNLIDIFPECNRTMSFSTNRSSPISISASEPTTHSNTIKCSILSWTDRYCCGKKLRSTTSSKIPLIDEHQPHTKLMKSNSNCLSINIWELYKILCNVKKIVLTDLMKIKSVFVLSFAPMLLEVLIIKRCHELKHIIIDTGDHDSTGGNNYGNVFPKLKELVVDDCMQLECIFGHYNNDHPNHTERIFCVNEVNEQQVNSGLKNILCPFAGPKNSFALLNLTKITIIGCEKLQIIFSDSILRCLPQLDELMIGDCEELKHIFQDDLENQNMSSSTTCFPKLKALSVQKCNKLKYVFPVSICNQLPELKILFITEAKELEEIFKSSEGEGIEIVRIPNLKVVATLGLPSLIRTQEIQFQRAEYHFIKNCDKLSLTSKSTELNFQLFWSICADIPDFEWSYYLYNQVQELVTEIKVEAASKDEMTSPQMKVKQTQETDQELVFENVVGQVTPLVAILPTNSEAPRNEQSVDQQSPLEETDATVTPSQSEGSMSEKAVGTKNVSPIQLVAPKQKGIEISVEEETTSANTKIITSSTRLESGSSSEKIAAATLSPISETKNESPKQKDIKISVEGGAASTNVKTLAASTSKREKLSHDIEISGEQGTTSTNSMATTLSIPIVTSEHNSSSQEYGNGQTTLQSFSISTKEPLAMDVVDHGGPLQTKQIKNLGDTSQIVEDSGSSLFVRRELEQLVSEKHLNYETLSLLTDFFVKHPSILLKDALLTNRFKGYAYTCLADLLTFLQTHSVLDVLGSSHSEFVNLLQVMRNFPFNKDWLDGVEKHALFPDMQFSRDAMQKLLDSKKQVTKEVEEMRLKLYFVNQHAEDIKHQLRSSEAVLASIIQQEEQVLETTAALSVPLGY, encoded by the exons ATGGCGAGTTTCTTGACTGACTTGGCGAAGCCGTATGTGGAGAGATCGATAAATGCAGCGATTGCAGAATCAAGTTATATTTGTTGCTTCACGTGCATTGTGAAGGATTACGAAGAAGAAAAAGATAGATTGGAAATAGAAAGGACAACTTTCGAGCGGCGCATGGAAGAGGCGACAAGAAGAGGGGAAGATGTTCTACCTGATGCTCTTGCTTGGAAAGATGAAGTTGATCAGCTCATTCAAGAAGAtaccaagaaaaatcaaaaatgtttttttgaattttgtcCTGATTGCTTATGGAAATATAGTAGAGGAAAATTACTGGCAAATAAGAAGGAGCGAATTAAAGAATTGATGGCAACAGGAAAGGAACTAACAATTGGACTCCCTGCTCATCTTCCTGATATTGAACGATGTACGATCCAACACTATGTGCATCTTAAAAGCAGAGAATCTCAATACACAAAGCTTTTGGTTGAACTCAAAGATGACAATAATTATATGATTGGGTTGCATGGAATGGGGGGCACAGGAAAAACTACATTGATCAAGAAAGTGGGTAAGGAACTTAAGCAATCAAAACAATTTACTCAGGTTATTGATACGACAGTGTCATTTTCTCCCAATATTAAAAAGATTCAAGATGATATTGCCGGGCCTTTGGGATTGAAATTTGATGACTGTAATGATGTAGATCGACCCGGAAAACTATGGCACAGATTGACCAATGGTGAGAGGATTCTTCTAATATTGGATGATGTGTGGGGATATGTCGATTTTAATGAAATTGGAATTCCATATAGTGACAATTGCAAAGGTTGTAGGATTATTGTAACCACGCGCGATCGGTCGGTGTGCAACAAATTAGGGCGCAATAAGACAATCCAACTAGATCTCTTATCTAAAGAAGATGCGTGGATCATGTTCAAAAAGTATGCTGATCTAAGTGAAACCTCAACGAAATTTTTTCTTGACAAGGGCTGTAAAATTGCAAATGAATGCAAAAACCTACCTATTGCAATTGTTGTTATCGCTAGTAGTTTGAAGGGCAAACAACATCACCAACATCAGGAGGAATGGGACATGGCCTTAAAATTCTTGAAAAAAGACATCTCAAGGCACAAGGACGATGATGACGTTCTTGAAATTTATAAATGCTTGAAGTTTAGCTATGATAAGTTGGATGAAGAGGCCAAGAGTCTATTCCTTTTGTGTTCTGTATTTCGAGAAGATGAAGATATTCATACCGAAAGTTTAGCTAGGCTTGCCATCGGAGGAGGTCTTTTTGGGGAAGATTGTCGCAACTACGAAGAAGCCCGAAGACGAGTAGTTATATCCAAAAACAAACTCCTAGATTCTTGTTTATTGTTGGAGGCTGGTCAAAGGAGCGTCAAAATGCATGACTTTGCTCGTGATGCAGCCCAATGGATAGCGAACAAAGAGATTCAAACAAGAAAAGTGTATGATAAAAATCAAAAGGCAATGCTTGAAAGggagaaaaatattaaatatttgttatgTGAAGGCAAGCCAGAGGAGGTGTTTTCTTGTAAGTTTGATGGTTCCAAGGTTGAAATTCTAATTGTCATCATTGATACTTGCGGCTTCCGTGATAGAGTAATTGTCCCAgattcattttttgaaaataatgtcaGCTTTCGAGTTTTTCATTTACGGATTGATACTTTtttgataattttatcattaCCTCAATCGATGCAACAATTGAAGAATATCCGATCTCTTATATTTACAAATTGTATTTTGGGTGACATCTCTTTCTTTGGAAATCTGCAAAGTCTTGAGGAACTTGATTTGGATTATTGTCGAATTAATGAAATGCCTAACGGAATTACAGAACTAGAGAAATTTAGATTGTTGAAAATGAAGAGGTGTACAATTGATAGGAATAATCCATTTGAAGTGATTAAAAGATGCTCATCACTTCAAGAGCTGTACTTTGTAAATTGGCAGAAGACTTTTCATGGAGAAATAACTTTTCCTAAATTGCAGAGGTTTCATGTAAGTGAGAATGAAATTAATTCTTCACTATTAAAATTTGTGTCTATTGAATGGAGGAAAGAGATTTTCCTATCTGAAACAACATTTAAGTATTGTATGCAAGAAGCAGAGGTTCTTAGACTAACAAGAATTGAGGGGGAATGGAGAAATATCATACCTGATATTGTTCATATGGATCACGGTATGAATGATCTAGTTGAGCTTGGATTATGTTCCATGTCACAACTAAAGTTCCTCATTAACACTAAGCATCCTCATTCTCAAGTATCAAATGTTTTCTCCAAGTTGGTTGTGTTACGTCTAACAGAAATGGAAAATTTGAAAGAGTTGTGCAATGGTGCTCTTTCCGTTGACTCTTTTAAGAGTTTAGAGAGTCTATCTATTGAGGATTGCAAACAGTTGCAAAGCTTATCAGGGATTGCAAACCAATGCAATCTAAAGAGCGTGTCATTGACGAGATGTCCCATGTTGATCTCCCTATTTGAAGTGTTAACTTCTCATAATCTAGTGTTGTTGGAGAAATTGGAAGTAATTGATTGTGAGAATCTTGAATACTTAATAAAAGATGAAAGAAAATGGGAAATATGTGATAGCAACAGTAGCaatccaatgtttatgaaattGAAAGTTCTTGAAATTCTGGGCTgtccaaaatttgaaaaaataattccGCTTATCTCCGCTCATGATCTTCCGGCACTAAAATCTATCAAGGTGGAAAGGTGTGAAAAGTTGAATTACATATTTGGTCAATATGTCGAACTTGGGTCCCTAGAAGATATGGAGCTTGGCTGTGTACCCAATTTGATTGACATTTTTCCAGAATGTAATCGTACAATGTCTTTCTCCACTAACAGGTCATCTCCTATTTCTATATCTGCTTCTGAGCCAACTACACACTCAAACACTATCAAATGCAGCATCTTGTCATGGACTGATAGGTATTGTTGTGGTAAAAAATTGAGGAGTACCACAAGTTCTAAAATTCCATTGATTGATGAGCATCAACCGCACACCAAATTAATG AAATCAAACTCAAATTGTCTTAGCATAAACATTTGGGAGCTATATAAGATCCTATGCAATGTTAAAAAGATTGTGTTGACTGATTTGATGAAGATAAAATCAGTATTTGTCCTATCTTTTGCTCCAATGTTGTTGGAAGTTTTGATAATTAAGAGATGTCATGAATTGAAGCACATAATAATAGACACGGGAGATCATGATAGTACTGGTGGAAATAACTATGGCAATGTCTTCCCAAAATTAAAAGAGCTTGTCGTTGATGATTGCATGCAATTAGAGTGCATATTTGGACACTACAATAATGATCATCCAAACCACACTGAAAGAATATTTTGTGTCAATGAAGTAAATGAACAACAAGTGAACTCaggattgaagaatattttgTGTCCGTTTGCAGGTCCCAAAAATTCTTTTGCCCTCCTGAATCTAACAAAGATAACAATTATTGGATGTGAAAAACTACAAATAATTTTCTCTGACTCTATATTAAGATGCCTACCACAATTGGATGAGTTAATGATAGGTGACTGTGAGGAGTTGAAACATATCTTCCAAGATGATTTGGAGAATCAAAACATGTCGTCTTCAACAACATGCTTCCCAAAGCTAAAAGCACTTTCTGTACAAAAATGCAATAAATTGAAATATGTGTTTCCAGTCTCTATTTGTAACCAACTTCCTGAGTTAaagattttattcataacagaaGCAAAAGAGTTAGAGGAAATATTTAAAAGTAGTGAAGGTGAGGGAATTGAGATTGTCAGGATTCCAAATTTGAAAGTTGTAGCAACCTTGGGTCTACCAAGCCTCATCCGGACACAGGAAATTCAATTTCAGAGAGCAGAATATCATTTTATAAAGAATTGTGATAAACTCTCTTTGACTTCAAAATCAACAGAGCTCAACTTCCAGCTCTTTTGGAGTATTTGTGCTGATATTCCAG ATTTTGAATGGAgttattatttgtacaatcaagtTCAAGAGTTAGTTACTGAGATTAAAGTTGAAGCAGCATCAAAAGATGAGATGACTTCTCCACAG ATGAAAGTAAAACAAACACAAGAGACAGACCAAGAACTTGTTTTTGAAAATGTTGTTGGTCAAGTGACACCATTAGTAGCAATACTACCAACAAATTCAGAA GCACCGAGGAATGAACAATCAGTTGATCAACAAAGTCCACTTGAAGAAACTGATGCTACTGTCACACCTTCACAG TCGGAGGGTTCAATGTCTGAAAAAGCTGTAGGAACAAAGAATGTGTCACCTATACAATTAGTTGCTCCTAAACAAAAG GGTATTGAGATAAGTGTTGAAGAAGAAACTACATCAGCTAATACAAAGATAATAACATCATCAACTCGTTTAGAATCA GGTTCATCGTCAGAAAAAATAGCAGCAGCAACTTTATCCCCCATCTCTGAAACAAAGAATGAGTCACCTAAACAAAAG GATATCAAAATAAGTGTTGAAGGAGGAGCTGCATCAACTAATGTTAAGACATTAGCAGCATCAACTTCTAAGCGTGAAAAGCTTTCTCAT GATATAGAGATAAGTGGTGAACAAGGAACTACATCAACCAATTCCATGGCAACAACATTGTCAATTCCAATAGTTACTTCTGAGCATAATAGTTCATCCCAG GAATATGGTAATGGCCAAACAACCCTTCAATCTTTTTCAATTTCCACAAAAGAGCCACTTGCTATGGATGTTGTTGATCATGGAGGCCCACTGCAAACAAAACAGATTAAAAATCTAG GGGACACTTCTCAAATAGTAGAAGATTCAGGTTCTTCTTTATTTGTCAGGAGGGAGCTTGAGCAACTAGTCTCTGAGAAGCATTTGAATTATGAAACCTTGTCTCTATTGACAGATTTCTTTGTGAAGCATCCTTCTATTCTTTTAAAGGATGCTTTACTGACTAATAGATTCAAGGGTTATGCCTACACTTGCCTTGCAGATTTGTTGACATTCCTCCAAACACATAGTGTGTTGGATGTCTTAGGTTCAAGTCATTCTGAATTTGTTAACTTATTACAAGTTATGCGCAATTTTCCTTTTAACAAGGATTGGTTGGATGGTGTTGAAAAACACGCTTTGTTTCCTGATATGCAATTCTCTCGAGATGCGATGCAAAAACTATTGGATTCTAAGAAACAAGTTACCAAGGAAGTCGAAGAGATGCGTTTGAAGTTGTATTTTGTCAATCAACATGCAGAAGATATCAAGCATCAATTGAGATCCTCTGAAGCTGTTTTGGCGAGTATCATTCAACAAGAGGAACAAGTTTTAGAAACTACGGCTGCTTTAAGTGTTCCTCTTGGCTATTAG
- the LOC131637512 gene encoding uncharacterized protein LOC131637512 isoform X1, giving the protein MASFLTDLAKPYVERSINAAIAESSYICCFTCIVKDYEEEKDRLEIERTTFERRMEEATRRGEDVLPDALAWKDEVDQLIQEDTKKNQKCFFEFCPDCLWKYSRGKLLANKKERIKELMATGKELTIGLPAHLPDIERCTIQHYVHLKSRESQYTKLLVELKDDNNYMIGLHGMGGTGKTTLIKKVGKELKQSKQFTQVIDTTVSFSPNIKKIQDDIAGPLGLKFDDCNDVDRPGKLWHRLTNGERILLILDDVWGYVDFNEIGIPYSDNCKGCRIIVTTRDRSVCNKLGRNKTIQLDLLSKEDAWIMFKKYADLSETSTKFFLDKGCKIANECKNLPIAIVVIASSLKGKQHHQHQEEWDMALKFLKKDISRHKDDDDVLEIYKCLKFSYDKLDEEAKSLFLLCSVFREDEDIHTESLARLAIGGGLFGEDCRNYEEARRRVVISKNKLLDSCLLLEAGQRSVKMHDFARDAAQWIANKEIQTRKVYDKNQKAMLEREKNIKYLLCEGKPEEVFSCKFDGSKVEILIVIIDTCGFRDRVIVPDSFFENNVSFRVFHLRIDTFLIILSLPQSMQQLKNIRSLIFTNCILGDISFFGNLQSLEELDLDYCRINEMPNGITELEKFRLLKMKRCTIDRNNPFEVIKRCSSLQELYFVNWQKTFHGEITFPKLQRFHVSENEINSSLLKFVSIEWRKEIFLSETTFKYCMQEAEVLRLTRIEGEWRNIIPDIVHMDHGMNDLVELGLCSMSQLKFLINTKHPHSQVSNVFSKLVVLRLTEMENLKELCNGALSVDSFKSLESLSIEDCKQLQSLSGIANQCNLKSVSLTRCPMLISLFEVLTSHNLVLLEKLEVIDCENLEYLIKDERKWEICDSNSSNPMFMKLKVLEILGCPKFEKIIPLISAHDLPALKSIKVERCEKLNYIFGQYVELGSLEDMELGCVPNLIDIFPECNRTMSFSTNRSSPISISASEPTTHSNTIKCSILSWTDRYCCGKKLRSTTSSKIPLIDEHQPHTKLMKSNSNCLSINIWELYKILCNVKKIVLTDLMKIKSVFVLSFAPMLLEVLIIKRCHELKHIIIDTGDHDSTGGNNYGNVFPKLKELVVDDCMQLECIFGHYNNDHPNHTERIFCVNEVNEQQVNSGLKNILCPFAGPKNSFALLNLTKITIIGCEKLQIIFSDSILRCLPQLDELMIGDCEELKHIFQDDLENQNMSSSTTCFPKLKALSVQKCNKLKYVFPVSICNQLPELKILFITEAKELEEIFKSSEGEGIEIVRIPNLKVVATLGLPSLIRTQEIQFQRAEYHFIKNCDKLSLTSKSTELNFQLFWSICADIPDFEWSYYLYNQVQELVTEIKVEAASKDEMTSPQMKVKQTQETDQELVFENVVGQVTPLVAILPTNSEAPRNEQSVDQQSPLEETDATVTPSQSEGSMSEKAVGTKNVSPIQLVAPKQKGIEISVEEETTSANTKIITSSTRLESGSSSEKIAAATLSPISETKNESPKQKKDIKISVEGGAASTNVKTLAASTSKREKLSHQDIEISGEQGTTSTNSMATTLSIPIVTSEHNSSSQEYGNGQTTLQSFSISTKEPLAMDVVDHGGPLQTKQIKNLGDTSQIVEDSGSSLFVRRELEQLVSEKHLNYETLSLLTDFFVKHPSILLKDALLTNRFKGYAYTCLADLLTFLQTHSVLDVLGSSHSEFVNLLQVMRNFPFNKDWLDGVEKHALFPDMQFSRDAMQKLLDSKKQVTKEVEEMRLKLYFVNQHAEDIKHQLRSSEAVLASIIQQEEQVLETTAALSVPLGY; this is encoded by the exons ATGGCGAGTTTCTTGACTGACTTGGCGAAGCCGTATGTGGAGAGATCGATAAATGCAGCGATTGCAGAATCAAGTTATATTTGTTGCTTCACGTGCATTGTGAAGGATTACGAAGAAGAAAAAGATAGATTGGAAATAGAAAGGACAACTTTCGAGCGGCGCATGGAAGAGGCGACAAGAAGAGGGGAAGATGTTCTACCTGATGCTCTTGCTTGGAAAGATGAAGTTGATCAGCTCATTCAAGAAGAtaccaagaaaaatcaaaaatgtttttttgaattttgtcCTGATTGCTTATGGAAATATAGTAGAGGAAAATTACTGGCAAATAAGAAGGAGCGAATTAAAGAATTGATGGCAACAGGAAAGGAACTAACAATTGGACTCCCTGCTCATCTTCCTGATATTGAACGATGTACGATCCAACACTATGTGCATCTTAAAAGCAGAGAATCTCAATACACAAAGCTTTTGGTTGAACTCAAAGATGACAATAATTATATGATTGGGTTGCATGGAATGGGGGGCACAGGAAAAACTACATTGATCAAGAAAGTGGGTAAGGAACTTAAGCAATCAAAACAATTTACTCAGGTTATTGATACGACAGTGTCATTTTCTCCCAATATTAAAAAGATTCAAGATGATATTGCCGGGCCTTTGGGATTGAAATTTGATGACTGTAATGATGTAGATCGACCCGGAAAACTATGGCACAGATTGACCAATGGTGAGAGGATTCTTCTAATATTGGATGATGTGTGGGGATATGTCGATTTTAATGAAATTGGAATTCCATATAGTGACAATTGCAAAGGTTGTAGGATTATTGTAACCACGCGCGATCGGTCGGTGTGCAACAAATTAGGGCGCAATAAGACAATCCAACTAGATCTCTTATCTAAAGAAGATGCGTGGATCATGTTCAAAAAGTATGCTGATCTAAGTGAAACCTCAACGAAATTTTTTCTTGACAAGGGCTGTAAAATTGCAAATGAATGCAAAAACCTACCTATTGCAATTGTTGTTATCGCTAGTAGTTTGAAGGGCAAACAACATCACCAACATCAGGAGGAATGGGACATGGCCTTAAAATTCTTGAAAAAAGACATCTCAAGGCACAAGGACGATGATGACGTTCTTGAAATTTATAAATGCTTGAAGTTTAGCTATGATAAGTTGGATGAAGAGGCCAAGAGTCTATTCCTTTTGTGTTCTGTATTTCGAGAAGATGAAGATATTCATACCGAAAGTTTAGCTAGGCTTGCCATCGGAGGAGGTCTTTTTGGGGAAGATTGTCGCAACTACGAAGAAGCCCGAAGACGAGTAGTTATATCCAAAAACAAACTCCTAGATTCTTGTTTATTGTTGGAGGCTGGTCAAAGGAGCGTCAAAATGCATGACTTTGCTCGTGATGCAGCCCAATGGATAGCGAACAAAGAGATTCAAACAAGAAAAGTGTATGATAAAAATCAAAAGGCAATGCTTGAAAGggagaaaaatattaaatatttgttatgTGAAGGCAAGCCAGAGGAGGTGTTTTCTTGTAAGTTTGATGGTTCCAAGGTTGAAATTCTAATTGTCATCATTGATACTTGCGGCTTCCGTGATAGAGTAATTGTCCCAgattcattttttgaaaataatgtcaGCTTTCGAGTTTTTCATTTACGGATTGATACTTTtttgataattttatcattaCCTCAATCGATGCAACAATTGAAGAATATCCGATCTCTTATATTTACAAATTGTATTTTGGGTGACATCTCTTTCTTTGGAAATCTGCAAAGTCTTGAGGAACTTGATTTGGATTATTGTCGAATTAATGAAATGCCTAACGGAATTACAGAACTAGAGAAATTTAGATTGTTGAAAATGAAGAGGTGTACAATTGATAGGAATAATCCATTTGAAGTGATTAAAAGATGCTCATCACTTCAAGAGCTGTACTTTGTAAATTGGCAGAAGACTTTTCATGGAGAAATAACTTTTCCTAAATTGCAGAGGTTTCATGTAAGTGAGAATGAAATTAATTCTTCACTATTAAAATTTGTGTCTATTGAATGGAGGAAAGAGATTTTCCTATCTGAAACAACATTTAAGTATTGTATGCAAGAAGCAGAGGTTCTTAGACTAACAAGAATTGAGGGGGAATGGAGAAATATCATACCTGATATTGTTCATATGGATCACGGTATGAATGATCTAGTTGAGCTTGGATTATGTTCCATGTCACAACTAAAGTTCCTCATTAACACTAAGCATCCTCATTCTCAAGTATCAAATGTTTTCTCCAAGTTGGTTGTGTTACGTCTAACAGAAATGGAAAATTTGAAAGAGTTGTGCAATGGTGCTCTTTCCGTTGACTCTTTTAAGAGTTTAGAGAGTCTATCTATTGAGGATTGCAAACAGTTGCAAAGCTTATCAGGGATTGCAAACCAATGCAATCTAAAGAGCGTGTCATTGACGAGATGTCCCATGTTGATCTCCCTATTTGAAGTGTTAACTTCTCATAATCTAGTGTTGTTGGAGAAATTGGAAGTAATTGATTGTGAGAATCTTGAATACTTAATAAAAGATGAAAGAAAATGGGAAATATGTGATAGCAACAGTAGCaatccaatgtttatgaaattGAAAGTTCTTGAAATTCTGGGCTgtccaaaatttgaaaaaataattccGCTTATCTCCGCTCATGATCTTCCGGCACTAAAATCTATCAAGGTGGAAAGGTGTGAAAAGTTGAATTACATATTTGGTCAATATGTCGAACTTGGGTCCCTAGAAGATATGGAGCTTGGCTGTGTACCCAATTTGATTGACATTTTTCCAGAATGTAATCGTACAATGTCTTTCTCCACTAACAGGTCATCTCCTATTTCTATATCTGCTTCTGAGCCAACTACACACTCAAACACTATCAAATGCAGCATCTTGTCATGGACTGATAGGTATTGTTGTGGTAAAAAATTGAGGAGTACCACAAGTTCTAAAATTCCATTGATTGATGAGCATCAACCGCACACCAAATTAATG AAATCAAACTCAAATTGTCTTAGCATAAACATTTGGGAGCTATATAAGATCCTATGCAATGTTAAAAAGATTGTGTTGACTGATTTGATGAAGATAAAATCAGTATTTGTCCTATCTTTTGCTCCAATGTTGTTGGAAGTTTTGATAATTAAGAGATGTCATGAATTGAAGCACATAATAATAGACACGGGAGATCATGATAGTACTGGTGGAAATAACTATGGCAATGTCTTCCCAAAATTAAAAGAGCTTGTCGTTGATGATTGCATGCAATTAGAGTGCATATTTGGACACTACAATAATGATCATCCAAACCACACTGAAAGAATATTTTGTGTCAATGAAGTAAATGAACAACAAGTGAACTCaggattgaagaatattttgTGTCCGTTTGCAGGTCCCAAAAATTCTTTTGCCCTCCTGAATCTAACAAAGATAACAATTATTGGATGTGAAAAACTACAAATAATTTTCTCTGACTCTATATTAAGATGCCTACCACAATTGGATGAGTTAATGATAGGTGACTGTGAGGAGTTGAAACATATCTTCCAAGATGATTTGGAGAATCAAAACATGTCGTCTTCAACAACATGCTTCCCAAAGCTAAAAGCACTTTCTGTACAAAAATGCAATAAATTGAAATATGTGTTTCCAGTCTCTATTTGTAACCAACTTCCTGAGTTAaagattttattcataacagaaGCAAAAGAGTTAGAGGAAATATTTAAAAGTAGTGAAGGTGAGGGAATTGAGATTGTCAGGATTCCAAATTTGAAAGTTGTAGCAACCTTGGGTCTACCAAGCCTCATCCGGACACAGGAAATTCAATTTCAGAGAGCAGAATATCATTTTATAAAGAATTGTGATAAACTCTCTTTGACTTCAAAATCAACAGAGCTCAACTTCCAGCTCTTTTGGAGTATTTGTGCTGATATTCCAG ATTTTGAATGGAgttattatttgtacaatcaagtTCAAGAGTTAGTTACTGAGATTAAAGTTGAAGCAGCATCAAAAGATGAGATGACTTCTCCACAG ATGAAAGTAAAACAAACACAAGAGACAGACCAAGAACTTGTTTTTGAAAATGTTGTTGGTCAAGTGACACCATTAGTAGCAATACTACCAACAAATTCAGAA GCACCGAGGAATGAACAATCAGTTGATCAACAAAGTCCACTTGAAGAAACTGATGCTACTGTCACACCTTCACAG TCGGAGGGTTCAATGTCTGAAAAAGCTGTAGGAACAAAGAATGTGTCACCTATACAATTAGTTGCTCCTAAACAAAAG GGTATTGAGATAAGTGTTGAAGAAGAAACTACATCAGCTAATACAAAGATAATAACATCATCAACTCGTTTAGAATCA GGTTCATCGTCAGAAAAAATAGCAGCAGCAACTTTATCCCCCATCTCTGAAACAAAGAATGAGTCACCTAAACAAAAG AAGGATATCAAAATAAGTGTTGAAGGAGGAGCTGCATCAACTAATGTTAAGACATTAGCAGCATCAACTTCTAAGCGTGAAAAGCTTTCTCAT CAGGATATAGAGATAAGTGGTGAACAAGGAACTACATCAACCAATTCCATGGCAACAACATTGTCAATTCCAATAGTTACTTCTGAGCATAATAGTTCATCCCAG GAATATGGTAATGGCCAAACAACCCTTCAATCTTTTTCAATTTCCACAAAAGAGCCACTTGCTATGGATGTTGTTGATCATGGAGGCCCACTGCAAACAAAACAGATTAAAAATCTAG GGGACACTTCTCAAATAGTAGAAGATTCAGGTTCTTCTTTATTTGTCAGGAGGGAGCTTGAGCAACTAGTCTCTGAGAAGCATTTGAATTATGAAACCTTGTCTCTATTGACAGATTTCTTTGTGAAGCATCCTTCTATTCTTTTAAAGGATGCTTTACTGACTAATAGATTCAAGGGTTATGCCTACACTTGCCTTGCAGATTTGTTGACATTCCTCCAAACACATAGTGTGTTGGATGTCTTAGGTTCAAGTCATTCTGAATTTGTTAACTTATTACAAGTTATGCGCAATTTTCCTTTTAACAAGGATTGGTTGGATGGTGTTGAAAAACACGCTTTGTTTCCTGATATGCAATTCTCTCGAGATGCGATGCAAAAACTATTGGATTCTAAGAAACAAGTTACCAAGGAAGTCGAAGAGATGCGTTTGAAGTTGTATTTTGTCAATCAACATGCAGAAGATATCAAGCATCAATTGAGATCCTCTGAAGCTGTTTTGGCGAGTATCATTCAACAAGAGGAACAAGTTTTAGAAACTACGGCTGCTTTAAGTGTTCCTCTTGGCTATTAG